A single window of Watersipora subatra chromosome 9, tzWatSuba1.1, whole genome shotgun sequence DNA harbors:
- the LOC137404101 gene encoding uncharacterized protein codes for MPEGDGNQFDWRAGLQLSLLLLALPAQYLIVNYSSVSQHQSQKALKDLLSQVRRIGTDLFSLSVWQQWWIDLVTHHKNKNGYKIWKPGQVIYKEDITGESPALEVMQYEDPSGYFANSALVRSPRPKTALYRVGQVITHKKYGYRGVIVGWDPHAKAPEKWLAVNHPTDSKVAQVYPNYAVLVDVRDRPEAQLTYVAQDNIKLATNTRIIHPDRDRYFDEYDGTKYLARPALVELYPDD; via the exons ATGCCAGAAGGTGATGGCAACCAGTTCGATTGGAGGGCTGGTCTGCAGTTGTCCTTGCTTCTTCTTGCTCTTCCAGCTCAATATCTCATAGTCAATTACTCATCAGTCTCCCAGCATCAGAGTCAGAAGGCTCTAAAGGA TCTTCTCTCACAAGTACGAAGGATTGGAACAGACCTTTTCTCCTTGTCAGTTTGGCAGCAATGGTGGATAGATTTGGTCACACACCATAAGAATAAAAATGGATATAAAATTTGGAAACCCGGTCAAGTGATTTATAAGGAAGATATCACAGGAGAGTCGCCTGCTTTGGAAGTCATGCAATATGAGGACCCATCAGGATATTTTGCCA ATTCGGCTCTCGTTCGATCTCCACGGCCGAAAACCGCTTTATACAGAGTCGGTCAGGTAATTACTCATAAAAAGTATGGATATAGAGGAGTGATCGTTGGCTGGGATCCACATGCTAAG GCACCAGAGAAATGGCTTGCTGTTAATCATCCTACTGATTCCAAAGTCGCTCAGGTCTACCCCAACTATGCTGTCTTAGTTGACGTACGGGACCGGCCCGAGGCTCAGCTAACTTATGTGGCTCAGGACAACATAAAGCTGGCTACTAACACAAGG ATTATACATCCAGACCGTGATCGCTACTTTGATGAGTACGATGGTACCAAGTACTTAGCCAGGCCTGCGTTGGTAGAGCTTTATCCTGATGATTAA